The proteins below are encoded in one region of uncultured Desulfovibrio sp.:
- a CDS encoding ATP-binding protein, giving the protein MMKRFWSSFRFRVFCAVLTVALTSGILGLFSVRLFLEDRQLEDFRTVMMRHTQLAAALLDESPDLARGMARVEQSFGNWPMRCSVVDAQGRVLLESSHGLTPESMDNHSDRPEMREAATSGSGFAIRHSGTLGQDFAYAASALSDGRILRLALPLPVLRDAINTRLAVLSQVAAVAAVVAIVMAVLFSGALRRSLRSMIDMVEAISLGNFQRRLCRLPGQEFAPLVEAVNRMAGNIEREVRHSADQAAQLEAVLDTMSDGVLVLGPQGQIRRCNTALSQFFPLVSQKLGAQVIEAIPHPAMQEAVDSLLAVRADSAEREWQRQLMLELPSGVSLAVVLSRSGLAEDRLGLVAVFHDVSAFVRLERVRRDFVANVSHELRTPLTAIQGSAETLLELSETPQARRFAEIIHKHACALARMVEDLLQLTRLDAASSIPLEAVDVPPVLEQVRDQCRSALEARHLTLVSHVPPACQVRANARLLMQVLRNLVENACRYAPADSAIRVFAQQEDGKWRFRVVDDGPGIPAADQSRIFERFYQVERHRSQGGTGLGLAICKHAVEQCGGTIGVRSPAPDGSTSFEFTLACAGETASAEEENA; this is encoded by the coding sequence ATGATGAAGCGTTTCTGGTCGTCCTTTCGGTTTCGGGTGTTCTGCGCAGTGCTGACCGTGGCGCTGACCTCGGGCATCCTGGGCTTGTTTTCCGTCCGCCTGTTTCTGGAGGACCGGCAGCTGGAAGATTTCCGCACTGTCATGATGCGCCATACGCAGCTTGCGGCTGCCCTTCTGGATGAAAGCCCGGACCTGGCACGGGGCATGGCACGGGTGGAACAAAGTTTCGGCAACTGGCCCATGCGCTGTTCCGTGGTGGATGCGCAGGGCAGGGTGCTGCTGGAAAGTTCCCACGGGCTGACGCCTGAAAGCATGGACAATCACAGTGACCGCCCGGAAATGCGCGAGGCGGCGACTTCGGGGTCCGGCTTTGCCATCCGGCACAGCGGTACCCTGGGGCAGGACTTTGCCTATGCCGCCAGCGCCCTGAGCGACGGGCGCATCCTGCGTCTTGCCCTGCCGCTGCCCGTCCTGCGGGACGCCATCAATACCCGGCTGGCGGTACTCTCTCAGGTGGCGGCTGTGGCCGCTGTGGTGGCCATTGTCATGGCCGTCCTTTTTTCCGGCGCCTTGCGACGTTCCCTGCGTTCCATGATTGATATGGTGGAGGCCATTTCCCTGGGCAATTTCCAGCGGCGCCTCTGCCGTTTGCCGGGGCAGGAATTCGCGCCCCTGGTGGAGGCTGTCAACCGCATGGCCGGCAATATCGAACGCGAGGTGCGCCACTCGGCGGATCAGGCGGCCCAGCTGGAAGCGGTGCTGGATACCATGAGCGACGGCGTGCTGGTGCTGGGGCCGCAAGGGCAGATACGGCGCTGCAATACGGCGCTGTCCCAGTTCTTTCCCCTGGTAAGCCAGAAGCTGGGCGCTCAGGTCATCGAGGCCATCCCCCATCCGGCCATGCAGGAAGCGGTGGACAGCCTGCTGGCCGTCAGGGCGGACAGCGCTGAACGGGAATGGCAGCGCCAGCTCATGCTGGAACTGCCCTCCGGGGTCAGTCTGGCGGTGGTGCTGTCACGCTCCGGGCTGGCCGAGGACAGGCTGGGCCTGGTGGCGGTCTTTCATGACGTGAGCGCCTTTGTGCGCCTGGAGCGCGTGCGGCGGGACTTTGTGGCCAATGTCTCCCATGAGCTGCGCACGCCGCTGACGGCCATACAGGGATCGGCCGAAACCCTGCTGGAACTCAGCGAAACGCCGCAGGCCCGCCGCTTTGCCGAAATCATCCACAAGCATGCCTGTGCCCTGGCCCGCATGGTGGAGGATCTGCTGCAACTGACCCGGCTGGATGCGGCCTCGTCCATACCACTGGAGGCTGTGGACGTGCCGCCTGTGCTGGAACAGGTGCGGGACCAGTGCCGCAGTGCGCTGGAGGCCCGCCACCTGACGCTGGTCTCGCACGTGCCCCCAGCGTGTCAGGTCCGGGCCAATGCCCGCCTGCTCATGCAGGTGCTCCGTAATCTGGTGGAAAATGCCTGCCGTTATGCCCCCGCTGACAGCGCCATCCGTGTTTTTGCACAGCAGGAGGACGGAAAGTGGCGCTTCCGGGTGGTGGATGACGGCCCCGGCATTCCGGCGGCGGATCAGAGCCGCATCTTTGAACGCTTCTATCAGGTGGAACGGCATCGCAGCCAGGGCGGAACCGGGCTGGGGCTGGCCA
- a CDS encoding response regulator yields the protein MIVATILVVEDEADIRELVRFHLEREGYAVLEAADGPEGLEKAQTALPQCVILDVMLPGMDGFEVCRRLLSGASTAQIPVLLLTARGEEVDRVVGLSLGADDYVVKPFSVRELMLRVKAILRRTEQGQRAPSLSRNGIVLDGVAHTVSVDGAMVNLTATEFRLLEDLMRHPGAVRTREQLLNTVWGYSFEGYARTVDTHVRRLRQKLGARADMVETVRGVGYRLHA from the coding sequence CTGATTGTGGCAACCATTCTGGTGGTAGAGGACGAGGCCGATATCCGGGAGCTGGTACGTTTCCATCTGGAGCGCGAAGGCTATGCCGTGCTGGAGGCTGCCGACGGGCCGGAGGGCCTGGAAAAGGCGCAGACGGCGCTGCCGCAGTGCGTCATTCTGGATGTGATGCTGCCGGGCATGGATGGGTTTGAGGTCTGCCGCCGGCTGCTTTCCGGAGCCAGCACGGCACAGATTCCTGTGCTGCTGCTGACGGCCCGCGGCGAAGAGGTGGACCGCGTGGTGGGCCTGAGCCTGGGGGCGGACGACTATGTGGTCAAGCCCTTCAGCGTGCGGGAGCTGATGCTGCGGGTCAAGGCCATCCTGCGCCGCACGGAACAGGGGCAGCGTGCCCCATCCCTGAGCCGCAACGGCATTGTGCTGGACGGGGTGGCCCATACGGTGAGCGTGGATGGCGCCATGGTCAATCTGACGGCCACGGAATTCCGCCTGCTGGAAGACCTCATGCGGCATCCGGGGGCGGTGCGCACCCGCGAGCAGCTGCTCAATACGGTATGGGGCTACAGCTTTGAAGGCTATGCCCGCACGGTGGATACCCATGTGCGGCGCCTGCGTCAGAAGCTGGGAGCCAGGGCGGACATGGTGGAAACGGTGCGCGGGGTAGGCTATCGCCTGCATGCCTGA
- a CDS encoding phosphate ABC transporter substrate-binding protein: MSFGKVLAALATVCCLAVPARAQDIVINGSTTVLPVMQKAGESFMAAHPDMHLTISGGGSGNGIKALLEKQCDVAMSSRHVKDKEMTAAKKNGVSPVTTAIAVDAIVPVVHPQNPVSNLSVAQLADIYAGKITNWKDLGGKDAKIVVISRDTSSGTFECWQELVMGKVRVAPSALMQASNGAVVQAVSKNPNAIAYVGLGYLDKSVKGLTVNNVSATAKTALSKEWPIARELYVVTDGAPKGGVKQLVDYLLAADKGQKDVLAVGYVPLSR, from the coding sequence ATGTCTTTCGGTAAGGTTCTGGCCGCGCTGGCCACTGTGTGCTGCCTCGCTGTGCCTGCCAGGGCGCAGGATATTGTCATCAACGGATCCACCACCGTGCTGCCCGTCATGCAGAAGGCCGGCGAATCCTTCATGGCGGCGCATCCCGACATGCACCTCACCATTTCCGGCGGCGGTTCGGGCAACGGCATCAAGGCCCTACTGGAAAAGCAGTGCGATGTGGCCATGAGTTCCCGCCACGTCAAGGACAAGGAAATGACCGCTGCCAAGAAAAACGGCGTTTCCCCGGTGACCACGGCCATTGCCGTTGACGCCATCGTGCCCGTGGTGCACCCCCAGAATCCGGTAAGCAACCTCAGTGTGGCCCAGCTTGCCGACATCTATGCCGGCAAGATCACCAACTGGAAGGACCTGGGCGGCAAGGACGCCAAAATCGTGGTCATCAGCCGCGATACCTCCTCCGGCACCTTTGAATGCTGGCAGGAACTGGTCATGGGCAAGGTCCGCGTGGCTCCCTCTGCGCTCATGCAGGCATCCAACGGCGCTGTGGTGCAGGCCGTTTCCAAGAACCCCAATGCCATCGCCTATGTGGGCCTGGGCTATCTGGACAAGAGCGTGAAGGGCCTCACGGTCAACAACGTTTCCGCCACGGCCAAGACGGCCCTGAGCAAGGAATGGCCCATCGCCCGTGAACTCTACGTGGTCACCGACGGCGCCCCCAAGGGCGGCGTGAAGCAGCTGGTGGACTACCTGCTGGCTGCCGACAAGGGACAGAAGGACGTGCTGGCCGTGGGCTACGTACCGCTGAGCCGCTAG
- the pstC gene encoding phosphate ABC transporter permease subunit PstC — MLIATKEKCFRGTVALVAGSSLLALAGIVFFLFLEGLPLFAHYSLTDFLFGSLWYPTEDPGLFGILPLIVASLAVTALSSLLAVPLGVLTAIYLNEVAPAMVRRIVKPFVELLAALPSVVLGFLGMVVLAPFLQETLGAATGLNLLNASLVLAIMSVPTICSVSEDALHAVPRTLREASLAMGATRWQTICRVTVPAALSGIGTAVMLGMSRAIGETMVVLMTAGGAGIIPTSLLDPVRPMPASIAAEMAEAPFRSDHYHALFAIGIVLFFLTLAFNVIASRIAEKHRQAGSSSL, encoded by the coding sequence ATGCTGATAGCCACCAAGGAAAAATGCTTTCGCGGTACGGTTGCCCTTGTGGCAGGAAGTTCCCTGCTTGCCCTTGCGGGCATTGTCTTCTTTCTCTTTCTGGAGGGCCTGCCGCTCTTTGCTCACTACTCGCTCACGGATTTTCTCTTCGGTTCGCTCTGGTACCCCACGGAAGATCCCGGACTTTTCGGCATCCTGCCGCTTATTGTGGCCTCGCTGGCCGTCACGGCCCTGTCCTCGCTGCTGGCGGTACCGCTGGGCGTGCTCACCGCCATCTACCTCAATGAGGTAGCCCCCGCCATGGTGCGCCGCATCGTCAAGCCCTTTGTGGAACTGCTGGCCGCCCTGCCCTCGGTGGTCCTGGGCTTTCTGGGCATGGTGGTACTGGCGCCCTTCCTGCAGGAAACCCTGGGCGCCGCCACGGGCCTCAATCTGCTCAATGCCTCGCTGGTGCTGGCCATCATGAGCGTGCCCACCATCTGTTCCGTTTCCGAGGATGCCCTGCACGCCGTGCCCCGCACCCTGCGCGAAGCCTCGCTGGCCATGGGGGCCACCCGCTGGCAGACCATCTGCCGGGTCACGGTGCCTGCCGCCCTTTCCGGCATCGGCACGGCCGTCATGCTGGGCATGTCCCGCGCCATAGGGGAAACCATGGTGGTGCTCATGACCGCCGGCGGCGCCGGCATCATTCCCACGTCGCTGCTGGACCCCGTCCGGCCCATGCCGGCTTCCATTGCCGCCGAAATGGCCGAAGCCCCCTTCCGCAGCGACCATTACCATGCCCTTTTCGCCATCGGCATTGTGCTGTTCTTCCTGACGCTGGCCTTCAACGTCATTGCCTCCCGCATTGCCGAAAAGCACCGGCAGGCGGGTTCCTCCAGCCTCTAG
- the pstA gene encoding phosphate ABC transporter permease PstA, translated as MSSLSPENLAVMRASALRRRLTEKAMFGMLRLVAAANVLILVGICVFLVVQGLPALSWEFLTEPPRRMMTEGGILPCIMGTAILSLGSLLLAFPLGVLSAVYLHEYAGRSRLAGYVRLGVNNLAGVPSVVFGLFGLSFFVTFCGFGVCILSGVLTLAVLTLPVIINTAEEALRAVPATYREASLALGAARFQTILRVVLPCALPGMLTGAILGVARAAGETAAIMFTAAVFSTPKTPDSVFSAVMALPYHMYVLATAGTDIEKTRPLQYGTGLVLILLVLGMNLAAIILRDRLQRRH; from the coding sequence ATGTCTTCCCTTTCCCCTGAAAATCTCGCCGTCATGCGGGCATCCGCCCTTCGCCGCCGCCTCACCGAAAAGGCCATGTTCGGCATGCTGCGCCTGGTGGCCGCGGCCAATGTGCTCATTCTGGTGGGCATCTGCGTCTTCCTCGTCGTGCAGGGCCTGCCGGCCCTGTCCTGGGAATTTCTCACCGAGCCTCCCCGCAGGATGATGACCGAGGGCGGCATCCTGCCCTGCATCATGGGCACGGCCATCCTGTCCCTGGGGTCCCTGCTGCTGGCCTTTCCGCTGGGCGTGCTCAGCGCCGTCTATCTGCACGAATACGCCGGCAGGTCCCGCCTGGCAGGCTACGTGCGCCTGGGCGTCAACAATCTGGCGGGCGTGCCCTCCGTGGTTTTCGGCCTCTTCGGCCTGTCCTTCTTTGTCACCTTCTGCGGCTTTGGCGTGTGCATTCTTTCCGGGGTGCTGACCCTGGCCGTGCTGACCCTGCCCGTCATCATCAATACGGCAGAGGAAGCCCTGCGCGCCGTGCCCGCCACCTATCGCGAGGCATCGCTGGCCCTGGGGGCGGCCCGCTTTCAGACCATTCTGCGGGTTGTGCTGCCCTGCGCCCTGCCGGGCATGCTCACCGGCGCCATCCTGGGGGTGGCGCGTGCCGCCGGCGAAACCGCGGCCATCATGTTCACGGCGGCCGTCTTTTCCACGCCCAAGACCCCGGACTCGGTATTCAGCGCCGTCATGGCTCTGCCCTATCACATGTACGTGCTGGCCACGGCCGGCACGGACATCGAAAAAACCCGCCCCCTGCAGTACGGCACGGGCCTGGTCCTCATTCTGCTGGTGCTGGGCATGAATCTGGCGGCCATCATCCTGCGGGACAGACTCCAGCGCAGGCACTGA
- a CDS encoding tripartite tricarboxylate transporter substrate binding protein, translated as MKRFIWLVVFLFLMGVSAGGNALAYPDKPVNMIIAFTAGGSSDVQARIMQKYWDKYAPKPWVFVYKPGAGGIIGFTEIANARKDGYTIGGLNLPHMILQYYGQDARFTSDSFDYICQVVNDPQCIAVRKDSPFKTTHEILDYARKNPGKLRVGLVGPLSGHHLMYLEMQRKLPDVKLSPVFYKGAADQNAALLGGEIDFILGNINDVMRSIDEFRILNVAAEKRNDFLPKVPTLREDGIDIVSDIRRLFAAPKGVDPAILKELRAIFKKICEDPEYLADMKKAGQPAEYLDADALKAYIDKQDGIIKTYLQEEGLLKRK; from the coding sequence ATGAAGCGTTTCATTTGGCTCGTTGTCTTCCTGTTCCTGATGGGCGTCTCGGCGGGCGGCAATGCCCTTGCCTATCCCGACAAGCCCGTCAACATGATCATTGCCTTCACGGCCGGTGGTTCCAGTGATGTGCAGGCCCGCATCATGCAGAAATACTGGGACAAGTATGCGCCCAAGCCCTGGGTGTTTGTGTACAAGCCCGGTGCTGGCGGCATCATCGGCTTCACCGAAATAGCCAATGCCCGCAAGGACGGCTACACCATCGGCGGCCTGAACCTGCCGCACATGATCCTGCAGTACTACGGTCAGGATGCCCGCTTTACTTCGGACAGCTTTGACTACATCTGCCAGGTGGTCAATGACCCGCAGTGCATTGCCGTGCGCAAGGACAGCCCCTTCAAGACCACCCACGAAATCCTGGACTATGCCAGGAAGAATCCCGGCAAGCTGCGCGTGGGTCTGGTGGGGCCGCTGTCCGGTCATCACCTCATGTACCTGGAAATGCAGCGCAAGCTGCCTGACGTCAAGCTGTCGCCCGTGTTCTACAAGGGCGCTGCTGACCAGAATGCCGCCCTGCTCGGCGGGGAAATCGACTTCATTCTGGGCAACATCAATGACGTGATGCGCTCCATCGACGAATTCCGCATTCTCAATGTGGCCGCCGAAAAGCGCAACGACTTCCTGCCCAAGGTGCCCACCCTGCGGGAAGACGGCATCGACATCGTGTCTGACATCCGCCGCCTCTTTGCCGCGCCCAAGGGTGTGGACCCCGCAATCCTCAAGGAACTTCGCGCCATCTTCAAGAAGATCTGTGAAGATCCCGAATACCTGGCCGACATGAAGAAGGCCGGCCAGCCTGCCGAATACCTGGATGCCGATGCCCTCAAGGCCTATATCGACAAGCAGGACGGCATCATCAAGACCTATCTGCAGGAAGAAGGTCTGCTGAAGAGAAAGTAG
- a CDS encoding tripartite tricarboxylate transporter permease yields the protein MTEFLVPSLLNLIDPFNIVLMLLGLTGGIIIGALPGLSATMGVALMVPATFVMHPTSGLVMLGAIYAGAIYGGANSAILICTPGTPSSVATTFDGWPLTQKGQADVGLYTSLLSSAFGGIVGTIFLLCLAASLARFALQFGGPENFWLCLFGLSTIAVMTPDNMGKGILSGAIGLLVSTIGLDPNTGSPRFTFGTYSLIQGISVIPCMIGLFSFSQVLYLIGTNKTYIAEYKPQKGNFLRVIRYLASKCKVNLVRSSIIGTGVGMLPGAGGEIASIISYNEAKRWSKNPDQYGKGCIDGVAASESANNAVIGGSLIPMLTLGIPGSAVAAVILGALMAHGIQPGFKIFTATGELAYTFIFSQFVVNLLMIPVGFVLCRCMARLLSIRLTLVAIAIVVLAYIGAYAISNSPLDIWVVFVFGLFGFFAGKVNLDTGAMALGVILGPMIEENLGKCFDLSRAVSGGLPQVMLEGSINKVLILALCLSLLTPIMLLRKNRKNRQKLLAEGRTPAEPAGQPWWCDLLAGLACIGIAAAFGLQYEGLSGVSAIFPEVLTSLIGLGGLYFVIKGLLRRSRKAAARGDDEPVAWKGVVQITIAALVYAVLINVLGFYSATCIYIIPITLILSGRDSKRPLPVRLLMAVLFAVIFCLLIWLCFTNLLNVPTPVGLLF from the coding sequence ATGACTGAATTTCTTGTTCCCTCCCTGCTCAATCTTATAGATCCGTTCAACATTGTTCTCATGCTGCTGGGCCTTACCGGCGGCATCATCATCGGTGCGCTGCCGGGCCTTTCCGCCACCATGGGCGTGGCCCTCATGGTTCCCGCCACCTTTGTCATGCACCCCACCAGCGGCCTGGTCATGCTGGGGGCCATCTACGCCGGGGCCATCTATGGCGGCGCCAATTCCGCCATTCTCATCTGCACGCCCGGCACGCCCTCTTCCGTGGCCACCACCTTTGACGGCTGGCCACTGACCCAGAAGGGGCAGGCGGATGTGGGCCTGTATACCTCGCTACTGTCCTCGGCCTTCGGCGGCATCGTGGGGACCATCTTTCTGCTCTGTCTGGCGGCCTCGCTGGCCCGCTTTGCTCTGCAGTTCGGCGGACCTGAAAACTTCTGGCTCTGCCTGTTCGGTCTGTCCACCATTGCGGTCATGACGCCGGACAATATGGGCAAGGGCATCCTGTCCGGGGCCATCGGTCTGCTGGTTTCCACCATCGGTCTGGACCCCAATACGGGATCGCCCCGCTTCACCTTCGGCACCTATTCCCTCATTCAGGGGATTTCCGTCATCCCCTGCATGATCGGTCTGTTCTCCTTCTCCCAGGTGCTCTACCTCATCGGCACCAACAAGACCTATATTGCAGAATACAAACCGCAGAAGGGCAACTTTCTGCGGGTGATCCGCTATCTGGCCAGCAAATGCAAGGTCAATCTGGTACGTTCCTCCATCATCGGCACCGGAGTAGGCATGCTGCCCGGGGCCGGCGGTGAAATTGCGTCCATCATTTCCTACAACGAGGCCAAGCGCTGGTCCAAGAACCCCGACCAGTACGGCAAGGGCTGCATCGATGGCGTCGCCGCCTCGGAAAGTGCCAATAATGCCGTCATCGGCGGTTCGCTCATTCCCATGCTGACCCTGGGCATCCCCGGCAGTGCCGTGGCGGCGGTCATCCTGGGCGCCCTCATGGCCCACGGCATCCAGCCCGGATTCAAGATCTTCACCGCCACCGGCGAGCTGGCCTATACCTTCATTTTCTCCCAGTTTGTCGTCAACCTGCTCATGATTCCCGTGGGCTTTGTGCTCTGCCGCTGCATGGCCCGCCTGCTCAGCATCCGCCTGACCCTGGTGGCCATTGCCATTGTGGTGCTGGCCTATATCGGCGCCTATGCCATCAGCAACAGTCCGCTGGATATCTGGGTGGTTTTTGTCTTCGGCCTTTTCGGCTTCTTTGCCGGCAAGGTGAATCTGGACACGGGCGCCATGGCCCTGGGCGTCATTCTTGGTCCCATGATCGAGGAAAACCTGGGCAAGTGCTTTGACCTGTCCCGGGCCGTCAGCGGCGGTCTGCCCCAGGTCATGCTGGAAGGCAGCATCAACAAGGTCCTCATCCTGGCCCTGTGCCTTTCCCTGCTGACGCCCATCATGCTGCTGCGCAAGAACCGCAAGAATCGCCAAAAGCTCCTGGCCGAGGGCCGTACACCGGCCGAACCCGCCGGACAGCCCTGGTGGTGCGATCTGCTGGCCGGTCTGGCCTGCATAGGCATTGCCGCGGCCTTTGGTTTGCAGTACGAAGGGCTTTCCGGCGTCAGCGCCATCTTCCCCGAAGTCCTTACCAGTCTTATCGGCCTCGGTGGTCTGTACTTCGTGATCAAGGGGCTGCTGCGCCGCAGCCGCAAGGCGGCTGCCCGTGGCGATGACGAACCGGTGGCCTGGAAGGGGGTGGTGCAGATCACCATTGCCGCCCTTGTCTATGCCGTGCTTATCAACGTGCTGGGCTTCTATTCGGCCACCTGCATCTACATCATCCCCATCACGCTCATTCTCAGCGGCAGAGACAGCAAGCGCCCGCTGCCGGTACGCCTGCTCATGGCCGTGCTCTTTGCCGTCATTTTCTGCCTGCTCATCTGGCTGTGCTTCACCAATCTGCTCAATGTGCCTACGCCGGTGGGCCTGCTGTTCTAG
- a CDS encoding hydroxyacid dehydrogenase yields the protein MTKVVISEFMDEGAVTELQKRYSVVYDATLVDDAARLADEVKDCDALIVRNRTQVRDALLAAAGKLRVVGRLGVGLDNIALDQCKARQITVIPATGANNVSVAEYVMAGLLMMARGCYTRSAEVAGGLWPRNSMIGGEIYEKTLGIVGFGGIAHEVARRAQAFGMKLVAYDPFLPADHPSWKEYNVCRSTLEDLLPVADFVTLHVPLTPDTRHLMSAERLALMKKGACIINSSRGGVIDDDALAAALTSGQLGGAMLDVYEKEPMPADTAIGKAPNCYMTAHIGGVTRESNKRVSSLIAQKVIEALEA from the coding sequence ATGACGAAAGTCGTTATTTCCGAATTCATGGATGAAGGCGCTGTTACGGAACTGCAAAAGCGCTATTCCGTGGTGTATGATGCCACCCTGGTGGATGACGCCGCCAGACTTGCCGACGAAGTGAAGGACTGCGACGCCCTCATCGTCCGCAACCGGACGCAGGTCCGGGACGCCCTGCTGGCTGCTGCCGGCAAGCTGCGCGTGGTGGGCCGCCTGGGCGTGGGCCTTGACAATATCGCCCTGGATCAGTGCAAGGCACGCCAGATCACGGTCATCCCGGCCACGGGCGCCAACAATGTTTCCGTGGCCGAATACGTCATGGCCGGCCTGCTCATGATGGCCCGCGGCTGCTATACCCGCAGCGCCGAAGTGGCCGGCGGCCTCTGGCCCCGCAACAGCATGATCGGCGGAGAAATTTACGAAAAGACCCTGGGTATTGTGGGCTTTGGTGGCATTGCCCACGAAGTGGCCCGCCGTGCGCAGGCCTTCGGCATGAAACTCGTGGCCTATGACCCCTTCCTGCCCGCCGATCATCCGAGCTGGAAGGAATACAACGTCTGCCGCAGCACCCTGGAAGACCTGCTGCCCGTGGCGGATTTCGTGACCCTGCATGTGCCGCTGACGCCCGATACCCGCCATCTCATGAGTGCGGAACGCCTGGCCCTCATGAAGAAGGGAGCCTGCATCATCAACAGCTCGCGCGGCGGTGTCATTGACGATGACGCCCTGGCCGCCGCCCTGACCAGCGGTCAGCTGGGCGGCGCCATGCTGGACGTGTACGAAAAGGAACCCATGCCCGCCGATACGGCCATCGGCAAGGCGCCCAACTGCTACATGACGGCCCATATCGGCGGCGTTACCCGCGAATCCAACAAGCGCGTGAGTTCGCTCATCGCACAGAAAGTTATTGAAGCGCTGGAGGCGTAA
- a CDS encoding Ldh family oxidoreductase yields the protein MHLTVENLRKLGEDVFRKAGVPDATTHCVVDALVRAELDGMPSHGFSRIPFYVDQARTGKVKADATPVVTRPTPATVMVDAGYGYAFPAMEKALHAAMEEAQDMGIAFFGVHNSHHCGVLGLYAEEAARKGFLALIFSNTPAAMAPWNGCRASFGTNPIAFGCPRDGKDPIVVDMSLSKVARGKIMNARQQGKPIPEGWALDAQGKPTTDPEAAMKGTMIPVGDAKGAALAMMVEILAAALPGANYAFQASSFFTADGPAPAIGQSGILIAPARINAGFGAHLEELCAHMLGQDGVRLSGSRRLALRQQHLRDGIDLNDALYEDLVKRAG from the coding sequence ATGCATCTGACTGTAGAAAATCTGCGCAAACTGGGTGAGGATGTCTTCCGCAAGGCTGGTGTGCCCGACGCCACCACGCACTGCGTAGTGGATGCCCTGGTACGGGCGGAACTGGACGGCATGCCCTCGCACGGTTTTTCGCGCATTCCCTTCTATGTGGACCAGGCCCGCACCGGCAAGGTCAAGGCCGATGCCACCCCCGTGGTCACCCGCCCCACGCCGGCCACCGTCATGGTGGATGCCGGCTACGGCTATGCCTTCCCTGCCATGGAAAAGGCCCTGCATGCGGCCATGGAAGAAGCGCAGGACATGGGCATTGCCTTCTTTGGCGTGCATAATTCCCATCACTGCGGCGTGCTGGGCCTCTATGCCGAAGAAGCTGCCCGCAAGGGCTTTCTGGCCCTGATCTTTTCCAATACGCCGGCGGCCATGGCTCCGTGGAACGGCTGCCGGGCCTCCTTCGGCACCAATCCCATTGCCTTCGGCTGCCCCCGTGACGGCAAGGACCCCATCGTGGTGGACATGTCCCTGAGCAAGGTGGCCCGCGGCAAGATCATGAACGCCAGACAGCAGGGCAAGCCCATCCCCGAAGGCTGGGCGCTGGACGCCCAGGGCAAGCCCACCACGGACCCCGAGGCTGCCATGAAGGGCACCATGATCCCCGTGGGCGATGCCAAGGGCGCCGCCCTGGCCATGATGGTGGAAATTCTGGCCGCGGCCCTGCCCGGCGCCAACTACGCCTTCCAGGCCAGCTCCTTCTTTACGGCGGACGGTCCGGCCCCGGCCATCGGCCAGTCGGGCATCCTCATTGCCCCTGCCCGCATCAACGCCGGCTTTGGCGCGCACCTGGAAGAACTGTGCGCCCATATGCTGGGCCAGGACGGCGTGCGCCTGTCCGGCTCGCGCCGCCTCGCTCTGCGCCAGCAGCACCTGCGCGACGGCATCGACCTGAATGACGCCCTGTACGAAGACCTTGTGAAGCGGGCCGGCTAG
- a CDS encoding type III secretion system chaperone encodes MSLSTVNALLAQALPGAGLPAVSLNASGMAEITVRGLAVALEYREAEQRLVLYCSLGRLPADASSGLCEFLLETSLFGARLGGGHLGLYPPTRTLLFSVSLAEADLTPARLGNALQRFAEQAASLIADVEQHLTEQRDTSDMASFAGTMLWV; translated from the coding sequence ATGTCTTTGTCCACGGTGAATGCCCTTCTTGCCCAGGCCCTGCCCGGCGCCGGACTGCCCGCTGTTTCCCTCAATGCCTCGGGCATGGCCGAAATTACGGTGCGCGGTCTTGCCGTCGCGCTTGAGTACAGGGAGGCGGAGCAACGGCTTGTGCTCTATTGCAGCCTGGGACGGCTGCCCGCCGATGCCTCGTCCGGTCTCTGCGAATTTCTGCTGGAAACTAGCCTGTTCGGCGCCAGACTGGGGGGAGGCCATCTGGGCCTCTATCCCCCCACACGGACACTGCTGTTTTCCGTCAGCCTTGCAGAAGCTGATCTGACACCAGCCCGCCTTGGCAATGCCCTGCAACGCTTTGCGGAACAGGCGGCCAGCCTGATTGCCGATGTGGAACAACACCTGACAGAGCAGCGTGATACAAGCGACATGGCATCATTTGCCGGAACCATGCTCTGGGTGTGA